In one window of Miscanthus floridulus cultivar M001 chromosome 12, ASM1932011v1, whole genome shotgun sequence DNA:
- the LOC136497661 gene encoding probable amidase At4g34880 — protein MAWQRLLLLAAAVALTVTAGGAAFQFEEATLESIQDGFKKGSLTSTALVRYYLDQIARLNPMLHAVIEVNPDALRDAARADAERASGAYRQASSSGGGLLHGVPVMVKDLITTRDRLNTTAGSFALLGSVARRDAGVVARLRRAGAIVLGKSNLPEWGNMRSARGLHGWSARGGQAMNPYVLEMDPCEASTGSAIAAAANMAAVTLGTETIASILCPASVNAVVGIKPTVGLTSRSGVIPFTLRQDTVGPLCRTVADAVHVLDAIVGYDALDAEATMAASQYIPKGGYKQFLKIDGLSSKRIGIPNGFFHFETKTVMTTVYKQHIETMRRLGAIVIENLDIENLSESRDTTKSGFLVAAPAEFKINLNNYLSDLSYTPVGSLAEIIAFNAIHPFEEKLIEYDQQLLLLSETTTGIGPLERAAIHRMEELSANGVEKLIKEHQLDAIFTPDSSVATVLAYNGLPGIEVPAGYDEKGVPFGVTFGGLRGYEPRLIEMAYAFEQATKVRRPPII, from the exons ATGGCTTGGCAGAGACTGCTGCTCCTGGCCGCAGCCGTTGCTCTCACCGTCACCGCCGGCGGCGCCGCGTTCCAGTTCGAAGAGGCCACCCTCGAGAGCATCCAGGACGGCTTCAAGAAAGGCAGCCTGACGTCGACGGCGCTGGTCCGCTACTACCTGGACCAGATCGCGCGGCTGAACCCGATGCTCCACGCCGTCATCGAGGTGAACCCCGATGCGCTCCGCGACGCGGCCCGCGCCGACGCCGAGCGGGCGTCCGGCGCCTACCGCCAAGCGTCGTCGTCCGGCGGCGGCCTCCTCCACGGCGTCCCCGTGATGGTGAAGGACCTCATCACGACGCGCGACCGGCTGAACACGACGGCCGGGTCGTTTGCGCTGCTCGGCTCTGTGGCCAGGCGCGACGCCGGCGTGGTGGCCAGGCTGCGGCGCGCCGGCGCCATCGTGCTCGGCAAGTCCAACCTCCCCGAGTGGGGCAACATGCGCAGCGCCAGGGGCCTCCACGGCTGGAGCGCGCGAGGCGGACAAGCCATG AACCCTTACGTGCTGGAAATGGATCCATGCGAAGCAAGCACCGGTTCAGCCATCGCCGCGGCGGCCAACATGGCAGCCGTGACACTCGGGACCGAAACCATAGCTTCCATACTCTGCCCGGCGTCCGTGAATGCAGTGGTCGGGATCAAGCCAACAGTTGGCTTGACCAGTCGCTCCGGCGTCATCCCCTTCACGCTTAGGCAGGACACTGTCGG ACCATTGTGTCGCACCGTAGCGGACGCTGTCCACGTGCTGGATGCTATTGTCGGTTACGATGCCCTTGACGCTGAAGCCACAATGGCAGCGTCCCAGTACATCCCTAAAGGCGGGTACAAGCAGTTTCTGAAGATCGACGGCTTAAGTAGCAAGAGGATTGGTATCCCAAATGGCTTCTTTCACTTCGAAACAAAGACAGTGATGACCACAGTGTACAAGCAGCATATCGAAACAATGAG GCGACTTGGAGCGATCGTGATCGAGAACCTGGACATAGAGAATCTGAGCGAGTCACGGGACACCACCAAGAGTGGATTCCTGGTTGCCGCGCCAGCAGAGTTCAAGATCAACCTGAACAACTACCTCTCTGACTTATCCTACACTCCAGTCGGCTCCCTAGCTGAAATCATAGCTTTCAACGCTATCCATCCTTTCGAG GAGAAGCTGATAGAGTACGATCAGCAGCTCCTGCTGTTATCTGAAACCACCACGGGCATCGGCCCCCTGGAAAGAGCTGCGATACATCGGATGGAGGAGTTGTCGGCAAACGGGGTGGAGAAGCTGATAAAGGAACACCAGCTCGACGCGATTTTTACACCTGATTCGAGCGTCGCCACCGTCCTTGCCTACAATGGCCTCCCCGGAATCGAAGTGCCGGCTGGGTACGACGAGAAGGGCGTCCCCTTTGGCGTCACCTTCGGTGGGCTCAGGGGCTATGAGCCCAGGCTCATCGAGATGGCCTATGCGTTTGAGCAGGCTACCAAGGTCCGAAGGCCTCCCATCATATGA